A genomic window from Chanodichthys erythropterus isolate Z2021 chromosome 1, ASM2448905v1, whole genome shotgun sequence includes:
- the slc25a51b gene encoding solute carrier family 25 member 51b has product MGVVTTMDPDSGKLGKSGHALIGANVGARGKHYVCGSFAAFTNIIVTFPIQKVLFRQQLHGVRATEAVRQLQRDGLRRLYRGLLPPLLQKTTTVAIMFGLYEDFSRLLLRHARGSGAPELVTRSTAAALAGTAEAALTPFERVQTLLQDHRHNGRFNNTAHTFRTLLREYGVRECYRGLVPILLRNGPSNVLFFGLRGPIKQRLPDARTRVGHIANDFVCGGLLGAALGIMFYPLNVVKSRAQAQVGGEFVPCRQVLMTVWRERGGSIVMLFRGATLNYHRSLLSWGIINATYELLLKVF; this is encoded by the coding sequence ATGGGGGTCGTTACCACTATGGACCCGGATTCGGGCAAGTTGGGTAAAAGTGGCCATGCTCTGATAGGAGCCAATGTGGGCGCTCGAGGAAAGCACTACGTGTGCGGCTCGTTTGCCGCTTTCACCAACATCATCGTGACCTTCCCAATCCAGAAAGTTCTGTTCCGGCAGCAGCTTCACGGCGTCCGAGCGACCGAAGCCGTCCGTCAGTTGCAGCGGGATGGGTTGAGGCGTCTCTACCGAGGGCTCCTGCCTCCCCTACTGCAGAAAACCACCACCGTGGCCATCATGTTCGGCCTGTACGAGGATTTTTCCCGGCTGCTTTTGCGGCACGCCCGTGGCAGTGGTGCACCCGAGCTTGTTACTCGGAGCACCGCCGCCGCACTGGCCGGTACGGCCGAGGCCGCCCTCACGCCCTTCGAACGGGTGCAAACGCTGCTTCAGGACCACCGGCACAATGGGCGCTTCAACAACACCGCCCACACCTTCCGGACTCTCCTGCGGGAGTATGGTGTTAGGGAGTGCTACCGCGGGCTGGTCCCAATTTTGTTGAGGAACGGACCTAGTAACGTTCTGTTCTTCGGGTTACGTGGGCCCATTAAGCAGCGGCTGCCTGATGCCCGAACCCGGGTGGGTCACATAGCCAATGACTTTGTGTGCGGCGGTCTGCTGGGCGCGGCCTTGGGCATCATGTTCTACCCGCTGAATGTGGTCAAATCCCGAGCGCAGGCTCAGGTCGGGGGCGAGTTCGTTCCCTGTCGGCAGGTGCTGATGACGGTGTGGCGGGAAAGAGGCGGCAGCATCGTGATGCTCTTCCGCGGAGCGACACTCAACTACCACCGATCCTTGCTGTCCTGGGGGATCATCAATGCAACTTACGAGCTTCTCCTGAAAGTTTTCTGA
- the cenpu gene encoding centromere protein U has product MSRMTRTLKAVQRELQSAKQNNDGTEESPQALDISSIEKASFFQGDQYSPHGNPLHSTALEEDLSPGPEQSHRSAPEKTDRPRAGKPVETHKTKKTAQTVSKGLNKNDASKENQEPSEPPNQGAKSVVRKAKGRTLPTISEGGEDTDKKRTSVPTSAVSKKAGKGQKSAKETSPTPGESQRPQRSPPSSEDLTDEDESFHPSMEKSKGSKRRSSSQRQSGHKQKRKSLSSSETAGPSKKPRDLRSPTDLDVVLDTFQEIVTQYKQTINSDAVKRSIDAVSRSFEEQLSEIITATNELKSVKRENNKINRAINQKRSRLVEASNELIKGKTKLRSLQKDHDEMELRLKALREGSSLIASLQELNRKYLKHRTAHPEEVETYGPSCMPAMLMEARGIMGTEHQLKTVNDHLQQVLDET; this is encoded by the exons atGAGTAGGATGACGAGAACACTGAAAGCTGTTCAGCGGGAGCTGCAG AGTGCAAAACAGAACAATGATGGTACTGAGGAGTCTCCACAAGCCCTGGACATTTCATCCATAGAGAAAGCCAGTTTCTTTCAGGGAGATCAGTATTCTCCTCATG GGAATCCGCTTCACAGCACGGCTTTAGAGGAAGATCTCAGTCCTGGACCAGAACAGAGCCACAGGTCTGCTCCAGAGAAGACGGATCGGCCACGAGCTGGGAAGCCTGTGGAGACTCATAAGACTAAGAAAACGGCCCAAACTGTTTCCAAGGGCTTGAATAAGAACGACGCATCCAAGGAGAACCAGGAACCATCTGAGCCACCAAATCAAGGAGCAAAATCAGTAGTCAG AAAAGCTAAAGGCAGAACTTTACCAACCATATCAGAGGGCGGAGAGGATACAGACAAGAAAAGAACATCAGTCCCCACGAGCGCTGTGTCCAAG AAAGCCGGAAAAGGTCAGAAGTCAGCAAAAGAAACATCTCCGACCCCAGGAGAATCTCAGAGACCGCAGAGGTCACCGCCGTCCTCAGAGGACCTGACAGATGAGGATGAAAGTTTT CACCCAAGCATGGAGAAGTCGAAAGGGTCAAAGAGGAGATCTTCCAGCCAACGGCAGAGCGGACACAAACAGAAAAGGAAGTCTTTATCTTCATCAG AGACAGCTGGCCCCTCTAAAAAACCCCGAGATCTGAGAAGTCCAACTGATCTTGACGTGGTGCTCGATACTTTCCAGGAGATTGTCACTCAGTATAA GCAGACCATAAACTCTGACGCAGTCAAACGCTCCATCGACGCCGTCAGTCGCTCATTTGAGGAGCAGCTCTCTGAGATA ATCACAGCGACAAATGAACTCAAGAGTGTGAAAAGAGAAAATAACAAG ATTAATAGAGCTATTAATCAGAAGAGGTCCAGGCTTGTGGAAGCCAGTAATGAACTCATTAA GGGAAAGACGAAGCTGAGGAGTCTCCAGAAAGATCATGATGAGATGGAGCTGAGACTCAAAGCTCTGAGAGAAGGATCCTCTTTGATCGCCAGCCTGCAGGAGCTCAACAGGAAGTACCTGAAGCACCGCACGGCTCATCCGGAGGAAGTAGAAACG TATGGTCCGTCTTGTATGCCTGCCATGTTGATGGAAGCCAGGGGCATCATGGGAACAGAACATCAGCTAAAGACTGTTAATGACCATCTACAGCAGGTTTTAGATGAAACATAA